The Apium graveolens cultivar Ventura chromosome 6, ASM990537v1, whole genome shotgun sequence genome contains a region encoding:
- the LOC141665226 gene encoding uncharacterized protein LOC141665226, whose product MDSLTSGIRAGNQGQERYRESELFYDQRKKFLHEMKWYRWDDPFLFRQGAHQFISRCDCCQRIGNISKRDEMPLNVMFEVEIFNVWGIDFMGPFVSSCNNHYLLLAVDNVSKWVEVKALPTNDAKYHANHRIATAYHPQTNGQAEVSNREIKRILEMVVSPSRKDWPLKLDEAVWAYRTTFKTPLGMSPFPLVYGKACHLPADLEHKAY is encoded by the exons atggattctcttacttcaggaattcgAGCTGGAAATCAAGGTCAGGAAAGGTACAGAGAATCAG AACTCTTTTATGATCAAAGGAAAAAGTTTCTACATGAGATGAAGTGGTATCGATGGGATGATCCATtcttgtttagacagggagctcACCAG ttcatttcgAGATGTGATTGCTGCCAACGAATTGGTAATATATCCAAGAgagatgagatgcctcttaatgtgatGTTCGAAGTTGAGATTTTcaatgtttggggaatcgacttcatggggccatttgtctcttCCTGCAATAATCATTATCTTCTATTGGCGGTTGATAATGTGTccaaatgggtcgaagttaagGCGTTACCAACCAATGATGCTAAG TATCATGCGAATCATCGTATTgccacagcctaccatcctcaaactaatgggcaagctgaagtgtctaatcgGGAGATTAAACGTATCTTGGAGATGGTGGTGAGTCCATCAAGAAAAGATTGGCCTTTAAAGttagatgaagctgtttgggcatatagaacaacatTCAAGACTCCTCTTGGCATGTCTCCTTTCCCGTTGGTGTATGGGAAGGCGTGTCATTTGCCTGCGGATttagagcataaagcatattaG